The genomic segment taataataatgataataataataatattaataataatattaataataataataataatattaataataatattaataataataataataataataataataataatgataataataataatgataataataataataataacaataataataataataataacaataataataataataataataataataataataataataataataataatgataataataacaataataatgataataataataataataataatgataataataacaataataatgataataataacaataataatgataataataataataataatgataatgttgataataataacaataacaataataacaacaataatgttgataataatcaagaaaataaagaagaaataataaataaaaaggaaactTATGCCCAAAAGGATGAAAAAATAGATGAATTAAATAACGATAAAActgaagaagaaaaacacATACCTACAGAATcagtaaataatattaaaaaggaaaGTGATATTAATGAACAAATAGATGATACATcgaataatgataataatagtgaTAATAAGAAAGATACAGATGAAGggaaacaaaaagaaaatgatactAACGTACAAGAAGAATGTGTACaagaaaatgtaataaattatgataaagAACGTGAACAAAAATATGAGATTGccataaataatttaattaagtACCATAAGGAACTAACTGAtgacgatgatgatgatgatgaagaagaagaagaagaagaagaagaagaaaatgaaaataatgaaattaatGGTGTATATCGTAAAATTGATGAATCTAATGagaatgaaaaagaaagagaTTCATATAGTAAAAGAAATTAtcctaatatatatgtaaaatataaggATGATTTAGAATTTTATAATGCTAAATTAAAGGAAAATGATTTAGATGaattttatgattatataattgGTAGaagaaatttaataaatataacatataaaaatgaatatgccTTAAAATTGAAATATCATAAAGGTTACACAACTTCgctttataatttatatgttgtAAACGAATTAAAATTAAGTGATAATATGTATTCTAATTTTACATCTCCTTTAGAAGAAGACGATAATCCAACTCTTCAAGAAGCATCATATTATGCAGATTTAAGTAAAATAGATATTGATCCTACAGtttttaaagaatattttttaaaagtaaaTCAATGTGATGGTGATTATTTGCCACTCAAAAATACTTTAGTAGAAAAGATTTGTCATTTATCACATCATTTAAGAAAACATCCGtatgttaataaaataaagataacaaATCAAAAATCTATGTTATAtcgtatatttttaaaagttaTGAAAAGTTTTAAAAACTTATCAGTACAACAATGTATTAGAAATGTTGATGAATCAAATTTACTCGAtatcctttttctttttaatgaaGAAATTGTAAAAGAATCTAAAAAAGAGTTAAATTTAGGTAAATgtgtaaataatatgattgCAAGAAATAAGGATTGGTATAATTTAATCAATTTGATAACCCTTGCTTTATTAGGTTGTGTCACTTATTATAAagaacattattatttaaataaggaGGAAGTTGAAGAAATGAAAGCAACTAAAAAAGTAGTGGATTTACCaatatttgatttttttaatgaaaaagTAATGGATATATTTGTACCTGTAGATTTAGAAACCAAAATTGATATTGATTTAGTAGAAGATGTTACAAAACCTACCGAACGTCGACGAAAAATTTTTCAAACATGGTATATggcatatttatttattcataaaatatatttgatatcAAAAATGTGGAATATAGTAAAAAATTGGGAAGCAGCTGATTTTGTTTCAAATCCATGGTATGTGGAACATATTGGAAGTGCATTAATTCCGCATATTATGAATTTACATAAAATAGAAGATGAtgaatatactttttttagATATATTGACCAAGTTCAATTCTTTATGTCACTTAAAAGAAGTAAAAATTTCCCTATATcaaattatgataaaaaaaattatcacaTAGTTgaacaaataataacatttcaAGGTACATCGTCACCAAGTATTTGGTTAACAAATctaatatatgaattaacACCATATCCTTTCTTAAGTAAAGGAAGATTACATAAaggttatttatttatgtttgaACAAACAGTTAAACCGTATTTAGATGGATTGAAAAAagttttattaaatgaattaaaaaataaatcaaaatatacaaGTGAAACTCCGTATGCTATAATATTTACCGGTCATTCATTTGGTGCTGCTTTGGCACAAATTAgttccttttatttttccaaAATTATGGATTTGAAAAATAGAACAAATTTAAAACTTTATTCAATAACTTTTGGATTACCGACATATCAAGATTCTACCTTTTATGAAGATTTCCGTAATAGTGGcgttattataaataacataaatataaaccatGATCCTGTACGTGTAATTATGGCTGTTCCAGGAATAAATGATTTTGTTAATCATGATgaagaaagaaaattaaTGATAAATTTTGAAGTggaacaattaaaaaaattaaattatgatTTTGGTAAAAGCGTCTTTAACGCAGttgaattttttaatgtaaAAAATCATCAGCGTTCTATGTTATATGTTTTTgccaaatatatttttaacaaaaatGTTTTCTTAGAGTTAGGAGAACTTCATATTCTTCAAACAcactattatttttattatgtcttTTTAACTCTCTTGTCAGGATGGGTTAATGAAGCCGACTGGGGAACTTATTTTATGGTTCCTTTCTTcctttttgaaaatattgaTTTTTCACATAATGAATTAATGAATAAATGCAAAGAAttccataaaaaatataatggaGAAATGGTTAAGAAATTACCGAATAATGAAAATTGTGAtgataattaattaaaaaaaaaaaaaaaaaaaaaaaaaaaaaaaaaaaaaaaaatatatatatatatatataaatatatttttaagtgGAATATTaagttttaataatttattttatattccaGTTGTTAAGTAtatctttttaaatatatttgtttattcattttttttttttttttttttttatatatatatataattaaaaaaaattttaattaattttgatatataataagaattttagaaattttattacatttaataattgtaattaattaaataaataaatatatatatatatataaatttatttttagtcttatttcttttttatatattttttatacccatcattttgttttcttattttctttGTTACCCATTTTTGATGAaatttattatgttaatttcataaaaaaaacatgatattatatataaacattttatagacctatgttatatttataaatttaaatatatattttttcaatcaCTTAATGTGAaacatatacaatatatgatgatatatattatttttttaaaaataataaaacactTGTCTAATTATGGATTTGTGCCgtcatatacataaaaaaataatgataaataaagcacatagtaaaaaaaatataaaataaggaaaaagtatatatatatatatatatatatatatatatattttgctCATTCTAAACCCTGAACACCACGACATAATAAAgattttttctattataaAAGGCTAGTAATTTAATTGTTGAattttattactatttaaaattataattttttttggtgaagaatttttttatcatgtCTTTTCTTATAAGTACAGAAGAttcttatatgtatatatatatatatatatatatatatttatatttatatttatttattttatgaattttcctttttacgaaaaaattggaaaatttttattttcttgaaGGGTA from the Plasmodium falciparum 3D7 genome assembly, chromosome: 14 genome contains:
- a CDS encoding lipase, putative, coding for MLPCVIISFLYLFYLTYIFKVVIIYCDSSFNRKNIKGHTFDSSSEYIHILRGSQPFFSKKILNKKILKTPGDKRGNYEKKHNAAQETKNDHLKKERKVVQTIKGKQDGQAINEKRDGQAINERQDGQIINEKKDGQIINEKKDGQIINEKKDGQIINEKKDGQIINEKKDGQTTNENNDSISIMYESKNNIEENSKESISLTPYGQESVVKKNELIKEEENNEEKTGAIYVDILNNNNNNNEYEHNSVIINNEQQHENVVDTEKYNNYNSDNNNDNINDNHNNDNINDNHNNDNINDNYNNDNHDNNNNNNNNNNNNDNMNDNHNNNNDDNNNDDNNNDNNNNINNNINNNNNNINNNINNNNNNNNNNNDNNNNDNNNNNNNNNNNNNNNNNNNNNNNNNNNNNNDNNNNNNDNNNNNNNDNNNNNNDNNNNNNDNNNNNNDNVDNNNNNNNNNNNVDNNQENKEEIINKKETYAQKDEKIDELNNDKTEEEKHIPTESVNNIKKESDINEQIDDTSNNDNNSDNKKDTDEGKQKENDTNVQEECVQENVINYDKEREQKYEIAINNLIKYHKELTDDDDDDDEEEEEEEEEENENNEINGVYRKIDESNENEKERDSYSKRNYPNIYVKYKDDLEFYNAKLKENDLDEFYDYIIGRRNLINITYKNEYALKLKYHKGYTTSLYNLYVVNELKLSDNMYSNFTSPLEEDDNPTLQEASYYADLSKIDIDPTVFKEYFLKVNQCDGDYLPLKNTLVEKICHLSHHLRKHPYVNKIKITNQKSMLYRIFLKVMKSFKNLSVQQCIRNVDESNLLDILFLFNEEIVKESKKELNLGKCVNNMIARNKDWYNLINLITLALLGCVTYYKEHYYLNKEEVEEMKATKKVVDLPIFDFFNEKVMDIFVPVDLETKIDIDLVEDVTKPTERRRKIFQTWYMAYLFIHKIYLISKMWNIVKNWEAADFVSNPWYVEHIGSALIPHIMNLHKIEDDEYTFFRYIDQVQFFMSLKRSKNFPISNYDKKNYHIVEQIITFQGTSSPSIWLTNLIYELTPYPFLSKGRLHKGYLFMFEQTVKPYLDGLKKVLLNELKNKSKYTSETPYAIIFTGHSFGAALAQISSFYFSKIMDLKNRTNLKLYSITFGLPTYQDSTFYEDFRNSGVIINNININHDPVRVIMAVPGINDFVNHDEERKLMINFEVEQLKKLNYDFGKSVFNAVEFFNVKNHQRSMLYVFAKYIFNKNVFLELGELHILQTHYYFYYVFLTLLSGWVNEADWGTYFMVPFFLFENIDFSHNELMNKCKEFHKKYNGEMVKKLPNNENCDDN